The Sabethes cyaneus chromosome 3, idSabCyanKW18_F2, whole genome shotgun sequence DNA window ttcctaattctgcgcacctaaaaagtaactacaaacactcataccatgttgtttatgtctttatacgctaaaAGCATGTCAAAAATCCggtattagccattaccataaataaatccatgatttggcgttcttgtgctgtccaggtggcacagcaatattgttatcattttgattggcttactttaaaaattttattgtcgataacatGAAGGGCgagttgattcgggttttctgcatattgaatattacattttagacaaatattaaaaattgtattttcatgtagaaaccacttcGCCACTGCCTGACAACTCCTTGAAGTtggacattcaaaaaaaaaatcagtaagCATAGTTCCATAAATTGGCACTCGTACGGACCCCGAGTcgcaacacaggattccaatcaatgcaagttaaaggttctacttgaattttcatgcctctatacctcagccatttgggtgaggtattctttcgcgatttcttcgaaggatgaatgcgcagaatttggaacatgaataaaaaacctgtgcctaaatctgTGCACTACTGcgtcgcatttttccaacgaaaccaaagcatgcaatcactctttttgtctaaaacatgactaaaactaattattctttctaactatgctgggtaatttgatcattgcaaggaatttcgatcataaatttgtaattttctagaatgacagttttagcgttggcgctaacgacgttgttttctgacgtataaaatactttcagtttcagtttaatttatttcgctgtcaaatattatggcccttttgtgaataatggcgtggtATTCAACaggcatttataaaaaaataacacaatggtcatagttatgcacaatgttgaaatatacatatattaagaaaaatgcgcagaattaggagcggtcacggtatataTAAAATGCATGTTTTTATGTtctgccataactccagaacggtttgaccgttctccaccaaacttggtacacatgttccttgatataaagaATCAATGCAAgagaagttgacaaaagggggagtgATTCGTGTCAAGGGGGGAGGTCCATATAGATAAAAAGGATTTCGCTTCTTTTGCGTTTAGACCAATTGCAGTTATGGCAAGTGACTGGAAGAAAAGAGAAGGAGGCTTATGGCGGGTTTCACCGAGGAGGGTAGAGTTTATTATAGAGTGGTTTAACCGACGGGTCATTCACCATTACTGAGGAGGGATATAtggaaaaaagctttgtttcgcTCTCGTTATAAGGATTTCCATAGAGCAAACAAATGTAAAACTAGCTACGTGACAAAAGGGTGGACGagaaacgtgagtatgaatgtatgttccgctatAACTCTggaatgcctggacggttcttcatcaaacttggcacgtaAGTTTTTTGACAtgaaagaatcagcgcaggaggTTGACAAAACTGGGAGGCAGTCTCTTACAAGCGGGatggaaggttcaaatgggtaaaggggtgcgctTCTCGTGCATTTGGagcgatagcagttgtacaggTGGCTGGACGACAAGAGGAGATTTCGGAAAGGGGCTTatagggtggccattgacaagggggaggttcaaaaaagtttaaaaagatTGTGTattgatttatagggattactgaAAAGaacacagatttacaagtggctgggagacaaCAGGAGGGGAAGCTGACAAagggtagacacattcaaatgaacaaaaagggttttgtttcttgcattttgAGAATtatcgttacaataacagatgtataagtggctgagagacaaagagccctgagtaagatcgggcaatcagctagtaaaaGATAAAACGTGAGAGACGTGAAAAAATACTGCAAAACCCAACGTGTTCATGAGAAAGGATCACCAAGGCTCTcaaatttccaaaattaaatGTAAACTCTGTACTTAAATGTTAAAGAGAAACATTTACGTTGGATCGCGCAAAGCAAACCGAACGTAAAAGTTGAAACATATGACCGGAAGATACGTGCAAAGATCACCAGCGCAATCCGAAATATTCCTAGGATCTCCGACCGTGATTTGGCGAACAGATTCACTGCAGCACACAGTACAGTTTGACGAATCTGTATGTAAAAGGTATTTCGGTCGTACCATGGATTCAATAAAGTATGAATTCACCAAATTTTCGTCTCATCGAAAAGTATTAGACAATTGTCATGCGTAAATTGAAGAATTGTGGAAAAACAATCAAAGATTGTAGAAAAAGATGACAGAAACGGTGATGCGGAAATGATGAGAGGTACTCAGCGAAAAGTTTGAAAGTTTATCAGAAAGACTGTTCGGGTTCTGCCGCTTTGAATACGTTTGAAAAGTTACCACTAACAGCATCACAACTAACATCAACCAACTAACACTCAGCCATGATGATGATGCAATCGGTAGTTATAAAAGAAGACATTCAGTTCGTTATGGAGAgacggtttatttctaattcccgtcgtagtaagtaaagccattctaattttcatcatttgttggatcgatttaatgaatactccaaaagttcttgtgctgatttcacTAAAACACACCTACTTTCCGATCCGTGGATTTTTAAATCACTGAAAAACGatcattaaagcatattatcgaaattacgcaactgactttatttcttaaattcgtcgtaccgttttaaaattcgtccatcaaaattttccatcgtccgaactaaaaatcacaacaatatttacgaagctagcgcgcatgtatttatgtaggacggtatgacaaatattattctacaaaatttctgcaggtctggcaagctttcctggctgtagaataacgacaatgccttgcgtgagttattttcatttataaatgacggaaattgaaacgattagtcgacattgtcttcttcgtcgcacgaaaaaacgtaggaaatttagctggtaggacttctttaatgataaaaagcatttaaacagatctcagctcactttgattgatcgcgtatgatagatatcgaaccaaaatattagggaataactagttttgcattgtgtatcataaaaatgctgatatttttaataatttgtgttggataggacgggaataggcaattacgacgatgtagcaacataccctacatcgCAAAATTTGATGTGTAAATAACTAATCAATTTTATGCTACGCAAATGAGggtactttgaaaagtattataacAATCGATAGTTAAGAGATGAAGTTACAACGGCATACGGCAGTACAACGGCATAACACATATTTAGTACAACGGCATAACACATACTTTGCAGTAATCAAAACCAGAGCGCAGTGCAACTTAAAAACATAATGTGTAATGCTTTTAGTAAGAAGAATTTATGTGCTTCTATGAGGCAAGGTGAGCGTTAATTTTCTATCTGCTTGCTGCCATGAATGCACTTTTTTAATCGTGTCGTTAAAAGCTAAGTGAGTTAGTGCCTCTGCTTCCGGTTACAAACTTCATCAAAAATAGCATCATAAACTTCGGATGAtgttttgtaccatttttggtCCCAAAGACGCatttgaaaatgaaatgaatatttttttatattcaaaGATTCTTTTACTTTGCTCCTGGTCAGTTTATTTCAGCTACTTTAAGGATACCGTTTTCAATTTTCACTCCAAAATACGACAGTCGTCACAACTCTCAGGTCACCGAATGTCAAGAAGTCATGCCAAAAATCCCATCCCCGCTGTGCCGGTTTGCTTGCACATTCcaacttattttatgaatgaGCTCACTCTAGTGCGCCATTCCTTTTACGTAACATCACGGTcacttttaaaattttacagACCACTTCGCGTTTAGAGGATTTATACGATAACACTGGCTGCTGGTTGTTGCTTACTGGGTTGTTGATCTGTGCTGCCTGTCGTGTTGTGAGCCGGCTCTATTTCTGTCGTCATTCAACCATTCAGGAAATGCTTTTTTCCTTTTGTCGTTGATGCCTTTTTACTCTCTCGAGTGTGCGTTGTAGAACGTGCAACGTGCGcccacgtgacacgatttttgcgctttgttttgattactttccgTTCCGTGCGTGTGCCAGCTGCAAGCGGTTTGGGAAAAGAAAATTtcatcatcgaaatttttatcCGGTTACTACCTACATACCCACGTTTGCATCGGAAAATTTGACTCGACACATGTTGCTAAAaccattgattttttttattgaaatcaaCTATAGTAGACGGGACGATGCGATGCGATTCATGCTGTGAACCGTATGAAACCAGTGCAGTGTCATCACCAGCAGCTCATCGCCTGAATAAATCATACGTAAATATGTTTTCTTTGAAACATTCGCTTTCGCATACACAATGGTGCTGCATTTAATAAGTGGGAAGCAGACGAGTCAGTCTATAACGGTGAACTACGCGACGGCGACATGGAGGTCATTAATCTGCTCAGATCCAGAACGAATGTGGTGTTTGTGAATTTATAGTAGGTCTAGACTAGGCCAATTATATGCACGAAAGTGAGCATCTTTGATAGAGTTATGTGAATTCTCATACCTATCGTTTATATTTTTGTCTTAATAGCATATTAAACTGTAAATTTCTACCAATGATTAAATAAAATTACCTAGTCAAAAGCAGGTcacaattttttttcctgtatggtctcatcactgcgaccagtatcgttgatctattgtgatatcgcccgggtgtttgctgtataacccgcattgcatttatttttgctataatcgctattgagtgagcgatatgcttattaaattttatgcgttcTTCTATTTAAatgggtacccttccttcaatgctcaATTGCTCTATTTTACCCatctcgttccacatgacagcgctgtccccaattatagccatccctggggCGGATAATCAATGCCTTTTACTATAAGagccatttttgcactgtcaatagactatatcgggataatatagaattcagcatgaacgaagggtgatgaggggcctttGACCAGATTCTACTAACATTCGAatccatgaccattcgcttgtcaaagcagactcggtacccttgcggctacagagccccccaggTCACAATTTAGAAGAAGTATAACAGCGTAATAGTATAGAATATCGAGATCAGACCGATCTAGGATTTTGCACTTCTGGTCGTATCCTGCTTGTACAGCAATTTACAGCTTTTATCAAGCAGtatttttggcgaaacaaaagGAAAGATGATAATCCCAAACCAACAATTAGGTACGAAGAAATAATCGCCGGCATCTTACACATCACTCACACGCGCCATTCGTCGCGACGGCTGGTGGCGGTATGCCGAGCGGCAGTGTTTGTACTTGAAATGTCAAACTCAAGAAGAAAACGGCACAAATGTTTCGCCGAATTTCGCATAATCTATTTTAACCGAACTTCTCACGACCGAGAGTAAAGAGTCTTGGCTTTCCCATCATTCTAGCTTTGCGATGTCGACCATCTTAGCGCTGGCGTCTTTCTATCTAGTTCAGCTACTACTCTAAAGTTAACTAAGTATGTACTATGTACCAACTCACTAGCTAATATGCGCTAATTTGCGATTACGTTGCCCACAACAACACGGTCGCAAAACCAGACGTGTTCCAAATCGGTGAAATCTCAATGAGTGCAAGCCTGTGGACTGTGTGAATCATATGCCGCCGCCTATCGTCTGTCGGGATGCTTTTGTTCGCAGTACGCGTTTTCAAGTACAAATCACTTATCTGCACGACATGTAAGAGCGTCGCATCGCTAAACAAACACAATTAACCGGCTTGGGCGATAGGTATAATAATAGTCCACGCGATGCAACCGCATGCACCCTTTTCAAAGTGTTGAACTATGGCCAAACTAGCGATGCACTGCCAGCCAATTGCCAAGATGTGTCTTCTCTGATACTACTATTATGTTGGTACCTACATCAGTTTGTTTGAGATTTAACAGAGTTAAGCCACGGATTTTATTAGAAGTTGCTGGCTCTTATTTGGTGAAGTTTTGAATTTTCTCTTACAatttaaactttttaaaatGTGCTTTTAAAGAAAGCTTTAGCATCGAAGTAATGCGATGCTTATTTATGTGAAATGTATTATTAGTTGTGCGTTTCTCAACAAACAATTCCCCCTAGTAAAGGTCATCCATTATGTAAGTATTGAAAGTCGTATTTTTATTGTGTTCATCAGATTGAAGGATCATATTTTATACACATTTGTATCGGTAATCACACTCTTAAGTTGTTCGTCCGGTTTTGTACATCGAGTATAACACCACAAGAAAAGGAGCAGCGAAACCGATGGTCGAAATAACGAAGAATTTCGCCGTGAATGCGTACGGATTTTTGAGGTTAAACGGAAGTGGATCCTGAAGCGGTAGCGTAAATTAGTTAGAAAAAAATCCCTATATGATAAGTTCAATAGATAATATTCTCACCCGATATTTTCCCGGCTGAATGAAAGACATCTTCTCGGTTGCCTTGGTTGTCTGATCCATTGCCTCCCGGCAGAAACTTCTAGGGTCTTCGCCTGACATGATAATTATTTCGGTTGATTAAAACAGTCGTTGAATAACCAAACCTCGGTTGTAGAATGACAATCAGCAAGGGCAATTTATTCTATGGTTGCTACGATCGGAACGAAAGTAGCGGCAGGCGCACCATGCGCTACGCCCTTTGGAATTTTACTGTAACATTCACCAGGGGGAAAGTAAATGTATTACACGgagtgacaaaaattttttttacatatacTTTGCtagtgacctagtgtacgttgttagtcgcacctagtacatcataaaaacacatttgacatcattcccaaaatttcaagttattgcaaaaaacggTTTTTGGCTAGGTGTCCACATGCTATGGATAACTCAATCATTTTCCaggcaattttaagttttttatacattttaagaACCCCAAAAGtgagaaaaaatcaattttgttgttaaattttatatttaattgaaaaattctcgtctaacttttgtagaactaTCGTGAATGTGTATATATCCAGAAAGCTTGTCctataagctttccaaaaatgtatcaAAAACTTAAAATAGCTTAAAATAGCCAAAAAccgtttttttgcaataacttgaaattttgggagtGTTAGGaagatttaaaatttgtttttatgatgtactaggtgtgactaacaatgtacactaggtcatttgagaagtattttttccgtgtaacatCTTATTATCGTTCAAAAATACAGACTATATTATTGGCAATATTTGTAAACAATGCATGGTACAAATGGTCGTTATAGCTATCTCAGTTGTGTATGAGTGTCACGGACCTTCGCCTTTATGTCGTTCTCATTTAGGTGAATGTGAACGATGTCATGAGTTAGTAGCACTTGATTTCTATGGATTTACTTCTTCTTAGTCAACTTTCATTTCCAATAAGTCCATTAGTTGTTAGTCCACTTCCAGGCACATGTCCTACAGTTTTGCCAGTTTTACGATTTATTCCAAACACTCAAGTAAGTCCGCAAAGTGGTGGAAGATTTAACTCGTTGTGGACGTCCTTCAACTCATTAAAACCCTCACAGCAAAAGTGGTCGATCACATTCGAAAATTACCGTTCCAGCCTAAGAGAGATTGGTACCTCTCACGTTCGAATTAAATGCACTTCATAGCAAAAGCACCTTCGACGAGTTAAACGCATTTTATAGACTTGGTATCGACTGGATACCATGAGTATGAATGATACCTGTCACCGGTAGACTTGCCATTACATTAACACCTAAGGGCGCAATGAAAACCATGACCATTTTCAATATCAAATTAGTAATTTTTTTATGTAATATTAGGCAAATTTCAGTACAATTTTAGTTACGTAAATTTCAACCGATCGCATTAAAAGAGCTAACAAAATAAAACTGATTTAATTGCACTTGAAAGAGGAGAAATTGAAGCCAACAAAGGCACAGCAAAAACGCTgtagattttagattttcacCTAGTTGGCCGATTCTTTTTAAagtttcagacaataaaatataacccattagtaaacttttggtatatttatttcattttacttcaataccataaccgtatactGGCACCTTACACTTAACtctactcataaggttctgtacaacatctggctgcagcttcttccgtACGGAAACACGCTTTTTCTTTATGTCTTTTTCAGATTTGACTTCCTTTgcatgcttccgtagtgcctacttcataatagcccagtatttttcgatgggccttagttccagtgctttggaagggggggggggttcacgtccttgggtacgaaagtgactccgttggctccGTACTACTCCAGGACATTCTTTAATTAGTGGCACTTAGTGACGTCCATTAATCGTtggattaattcaactaattgaataacacatggaatattcgaataatttttaatcgaatactgccagcacgagtagttgaattaatcgaatagtttaatGAGCACGAATTATCCCCAAATAATGCTCGTtgatcgttcataatcgttcgattaatcgaattaatcaaagaaatattcgaatatttctaatcgaacaccactgcactgacacgaatagttgaattaatcgattagtgcagacaacgctcaccgattaatcggtaatcgaataattgaaaatttcggacatcactagtggcacgaagctagatccggccagaagatcatagGGCCCTCCCATTGCTTCAACAAATAAAGCAGGCGCTTCTATAGAcattccttgaggtagatctgcacgtttacagtcccggtagtcacgaacggcgcactccgtttgccacatgagctgATCGCTTTGACATgatttggcaaactttgaaagtttctgctttctcatttcctccggaacatcaaacttgtgctgagcGGTAAAGAACAgcagccccggaagctgccggaagtatGCCTTGGagtaagtctcatcatctatgatgagacaatg harbors:
- the LOC128744502 gene encoding uncharacterized protein LOC128744502 — translated: MSGEDPRSFCREAMDQTTKATEKMSFIQPGKYRDPLPFNLKNPYAFTAKFFVISTIGFAAPFLVVLYSMYKTGRTT